DNA from Clostridia bacterium:
AGATCCGTCTCCGGAGGCACATGTCCCAGCTGCCGGCCGATCACGACAAGCTGGCCCTTGTGATGGAACTCGTGCGTGATGGGGTGGAGGAGCAGCCAGCGCGGGGTGACGGTCAACCCCTCCGGGCGCCAGGACAGGACCCGATGCAGCGGCTCGTCGATCCTGTCCGCGAAGTGTGCCAGGAAGCGGTCCACCAGCGCGTCCACCTCGGCGAACGCCGCGCGCACGCTCGCCGGGTCCGGGTGGTCCTCGAAGCGAAGGTCGCGGCGGGGCTGCTCCAGCCCCACGTGCTCAAGCCAGTACAGGTAGCAGTCCGCGGCGTGCACGTGCAGGTTGCG
Protein-coding regions in this window:
- a CDS encoding DinB family protein, with translation MIRDLKELYGWVRGSRAVLFEYLESLPPGAYTKELSGFPLGGSMRNLHVHAADCYLYWLEHVGLEQPRRDLRFEDHPDPASVRAAFAEVDALVDRFLAHFADRIDEPLHRVLSWRPEGLTVTPRWLLLHPITHEFHHKGQLVVIGRQLGHVPPETDLAFPAQG